One genomic segment of Catalinimonas alkaloidigena includes these proteins:
- a CDS encoding SusC/RagA family TonB-linked outer membrane protein has protein sequence MKFSLPKLHAAGFFVLLGFLLLPYHNSLLAQSSRPVSGTVTDTNGDPIPGVNVLVKDTEKGTITNINGAYKLSVTQENPTLIFSFIGYLSKEVALGSKSALNVTLSSDTKQLSEVIVSALGFEEDADIQGSTQSVVEGQQLASSGETGLINAISGKASGVQITQQSSDPGAGSFIQIRGMSTIAGNTQPLIVIDGIPISNTLEGNSSGGGGVKQQSRLNDINPNDIASMTILKGAAAAALWGSRAANGVINITTKQGKKSDKINISYSTTFSLDRINKFHPRQNKFGQGSNGEYDPTDSRSYGDKISERSGGNDLVDESGAFFEALGGTRYYPILERNSQEEFVDDNYDAIFGDGFYFDNNLNVSGGDDKTTYYFSLGNFNQKGIQQGNSQYRRTTIRSNLQHTFNSVVEVQSNTAYINSLADRIQQGNNTSGSMLGLLRNPPDFNVRDYKGYYYANENASPILRQRSYRRYLGNDPYPIYNNPLWPINEQENSTLVNRFINSTQFKITPADWFHIIARGGIDSYTDEKINYFPINDSANRGNGTFTEQITKESELNLDLITRFFQTIGTNFGATYTVGFNLNSRNYYNTSTQINNFLIDDGPISFSNAVVSDRFPSNEKREIRTSRLYATANFSAFDALYLNISGAAETSSTFGDESDKTFYYPSADLAWQFTNLNALDKLNFLSFGKLRLAYGIVGIQPLPYRTTTVFVPATFSNSPFGDNLNGAQFGEGAFLRSTEQGDSELKPERKTEYEIGTDLRFFNDRLNTSFTYYQNKVVDMLIPVTLAPSVGFSTQYTNAASLENKGIEIDVNIDVISTPQLLWSVYANFNRNRNKVLSLAGTESLFLEGREGRADSRAVVGQPLGVIWGGKFAEDTEGNLILDENNFPTVATQSGVIGDPNPDWRGGLGSTLSFKNFTLDFLFETNQGADFHNGTRGVMYNFGTHADTGNEVTLAQDLQNYAGETIPAGSTVRGNITDWGGGPVLLDQSFYTDLGSGFGPVNQQFISDGSWTRLRKVSLSYRLQTPGFQEATRLKSVEISLSGRNLFLWTDVVGIDPDTNLGGSFFTKNMDYFNTPGSKSYLVSLIINY, from the coding sequence ATGAAATTTTCTCTACCTAAGCTTCACGCAGCAGGATTTTTTGTCTTGCTGGGATTTCTTCTTCTTCCTTATCACAATTCACTCCTGGCACAAAGTAGTCGGCCGGTCAGCGGAACGGTCACAGACACTAACGGTGACCCTATCCCCGGGGTAAATGTTTTGGTCAAGGATACAGAAAAAGGGACGATCACCAACATTAATGGGGCATACAAACTATCGGTCACCCAGGAAAACCCCACGCTGATCTTCTCCTTTATCGGTTATCTTTCCAAAGAAGTGGCTCTCGGAAGTAAGTCAGCGCTCAATGTTACGCTCTCTTCAGACACCAAGCAGCTCTCTGAGGTCATCGTATCCGCCCTGGGGTTTGAAGAAGATGCTGATATACAGGGTTCCACCCAGTCAGTAGTGGAAGGGCAGCAGCTCGCTTCCTCCGGAGAAACCGGGCTGATCAATGCCATATCAGGTAAAGCTTCGGGTGTACAGATCACTCAGCAAAGCTCCGATCCGGGTGCTGGCTCATTCATCCAGATCAGGGGAATGAGTACAATTGCCGGTAATACGCAACCACTGATTGTGATTGATGGTATTCCCATTAGCAACACGCTGGAAGGCAATAGCTCCGGTGGAGGTGGAGTGAAACAGCAGTCGCGACTCAATGACATCAACCCCAACGACATCGCTTCCATGACCATCCTGAAAGGAGCAGCAGCGGCAGCGCTCTGGGGTTCAAGAGCTGCCAATGGTGTGATTAACATCACCACCAAACAGGGGAAGAAAAGTGATAAGATCAACATCAGCTACAGTACTACTTTTTCGCTGGACAGGATTAACAAATTCCATCCCCGTCAGAATAAGTTCGGACAAGGTAGCAATGGCGAATACGATCCTACCGATTCCCGTTCCTATGGTGATAAGATCTCGGAAAGGTCAGGTGGCAATGACTTAGTTGACGAAAGTGGAGCGTTCTTTGAAGCCCTGGGCGGCACCCGCTACTACCCTATCCTGGAAAGAAATTCTCAGGAAGAGTTTGTGGACGATAACTATGACGCAATATTTGGCGATGGCTTCTATTTTGACAATAATCTGAATGTCAGCGGCGGAGATGATAAAACTACTTATTATTTCAGCCTGGGTAACTTTAATCAAAAAGGCATACAGCAGGGCAACAGCCAGTACCGCCGTACTACGATACGATCTAATTTACAGCACACCTTCAATTCAGTGGTTGAAGTTCAGAGCAATACGGCCTACATCAACAGCCTGGCTGACCGGATTCAGCAGGGAAACAACACTTCCGGTTCCATGCTGGGCTTGCTGCGCAATCCACCTGACTTTAATGTACGTGACTACAAAGGATACTACTACGCCAATGAAAATGCCAGTCCTATTCTCCGTCAGCGATCGTACAGGCGTTACCTGGGTAATGATCCTTACCCTATTTACAATAACCCGCTTTGGCCAATCAATGAACAGGAAAACTCAACCCTGGTCAACCGTTTTATCAACAGCACACAGTTTAAAATAACTCCTGCAGACTGGTTTCACATCATTGCCCGGGGAGGGATTGACAGTTATACCGATGAGAAAATTAACTACTTCCCTATCAATGACTCCGCTAACCGGGGTAATGGTACTTTTACCGAGCAGATCACCAAAGAAAGTGAACTTAATCTTGACCTGATCACTAGGTTTTTCCAGACCATCGGGACGAACTTTGGAGCTACATATACAGTAGGTTTTAATCTGAACAGCAGAAACTATTACAATACTTCTACCCAGATCAATAACTTTCTGATTGATGACGGTCCCATCAGCTTTTCCAATGCAGTAGTATCTGACCGTTTTCCCTCTAATGAGAAGCGGGAGATCCGTACTTCAAGGCTTTATGCTACTGCGAATTTCTCAGCTTTTGACGCCCTATATCTAAACATATCCGGAGCGGCGGAAACTTCCTCTACTTTTGGAGATGAATCTGACAAAACTTTCTATTACCCTTCAGCCGATCTCGCCTGGCAGTTTACGAATCTGAATGCGCTGGACAAGCTTAACTTTCTATCCTTTGGTAAGTTGAGGTTGGCTTATGGTATTGTTGGTATTCAGCCGCTTCCTTACCGTACCACTACCGTCTTTGTACCGGCTACCTTTTCTAATTCGCCTTTTGGGGATAACCTGAACGGAGCACAGTTTGGTGAAGGCGCTTTCTTAAGAAGTACCGAGCAGGGTGATAGTGAGTTGAAGCCGGAAAGAAAGACTGAATATGAAATCGGTACCGACCTCAGATTTTTCAACGACAGGCTGAATACCAGTTTTACTTACTACCAGAACAAGGTAGTAGACATGCTTATTCCGGTTACGCTGGCACCTTCGGTAGGTTTTTCAACCCAATACACCAATGCCGCCTCACTGGAGAACAAAGGTATTGAGATTGATGTCAATATAGATGTCATCAGCACACCACAACTGCTCTGGAGTGTATACGCAAACTTCAACCGCAACAGAAATAAAGTGCTCAGCCTGGCAGGAACAGAATCCCTTTTTCTGGAAGGTCGTGAAGGAAGAGCTGACTCCCGTGCGGTAGTAGGACAGCCCCTGGGTGTGATCTGGGGAGGTAAGTTTGCCGAAGATACGGAAGGCAACCTGATTCTGGACGAGAATAATTTCCCTACCGTAGCCACACAAAGTGGTGTGATCGGAGATCCCAACCCTGACTGGCGGGGTGGTCTGGGAAGTACGCTATCTTTCAAAAACTTCACTCTGGATTTTCTCTTTGAAACAAATCAGGGAGCGGATTTTCACAATGGTACCCGTGGGGTAATGTATAATTTTGGCACCCATGCCGATACCGGAAATGAGGTAACTTTAGCCCAAGACTTACAAAACTATGCCGGTGAAACCATTCCGGCAGGAAGTACCGTCAGAGGTAATATTACCGACTGGGGAGGTGGACCAGTATTACTGGACCAAAGTTTCTACACTGATCTGGGTAGCGGGTTCGGTCCTGTCAACCAACAGTTTATCTCTGATGGTAGCTGGACCAGGCTACGCAAAGTATCGCTGAGCTACCGCCTGCAGACACCCGGCTTTCAGGAAGCCACCAGACTGAAATCTGTAGAGATCTCGCTCAGCGGAAGAAACCTGTTTCTGTGGACAGATGTGGTGGGCATTGACCCTGATACTAATCTGGGAGGAAGTTTCTTTACCAAGAACATGGACTACTTCAATACACCGGGATCCAAGTCCTACCTCGTTTCTCTTATCATTAATTACTAA
- a CDS encoding SusD/RagB family nutrient-binding outer membrane lipoprotein, protein MMNRLYKTLCLLLSFITITACEDIVEGVNDNPNNPTDASLSLMLTGIEVANIAVQSGHAARVASIWSGYLHGADRQHSAINSYIIDGDSFDQSWEKIYANIIGNGNLIIDKATAIDNRLVMGITRVIQANILGTATAVFGDIPFSQADNTSEFPNPAFDAQADVYTGLQNLLDDAILDLETGKGSIDVAEIYFGGDGAKWLEVAHSLKARYYLESRQYQLAYEEAMLGISSLGNSLLAPHGGTAGQNENLYHSFLEGGRSGDIDASGTYITQILDPTNPLYRGNAKTDEEARFNYYFKNIDDPANITPNTEGTNAFGGIFAVDASYPLVTYQENLLSLAESALRTLGLNAGLEALNDYRSFMNEGGYLNPAYQTEEYSAMYLPYEAADLEAGGMLNPQGVSAEEALLNEILMERYIAFFGQINGFNDIRRSRSEGLGVQPPPNAGNALPERFIYSQAEINSNTSAPEDIPGIFVKTPINNL, encoded by the coding sequence ATGATGAACAGACTATATAAAACACTCTGCTTACTGCTCAGCTTTATAACTATTACCGCCTGTGAAGATATCGTGGAAGGCGTAAATGATAATCCCAACAATCCTACGGATGCCTCTCTCTCACTCATGCTCACCGGTATTGAGGTAGCGAATATAGCGGTACAATCAGGTCACGCGGCACGAGTGGCAAGCATCTGGTCAGGCTATCTGCACGGCGCTGACCGTCAGCACTCAGCTATCAATTCCTACATCATTGACGGAGACTCATTTGACCAGAGCTGGGAGAAGATTTATGCCAATATTATTGGCAATGGCAACCTGATCATTGATAAAGCTACTGCGATTGACAACCGCCTGGTGATGGGTATTACCAGGGTAATCCAGGCCAACATTCTAGGCACTGCTACTGCGGTTTTTGGGGACATTCCCTTCTCACAGGCAGATAACACCAGTGAATTTCCCAACCCTGCTTTTGATGCCCAAGCGGATGTTTACACTGGCTTACAAAACCTTCTGGATGACGCCATTCTGGACCTGGAAACAGGTAAAGGCTCTATTGATGTCGCGGAAATATATTTTGGCGGAGATGGAGCAAAATGGCTGGAAGTGGCACATAGCCTGAAAGCCCGCTATTACCTGGAGTCCAGACAATATCAATTGGCTTATGAAGAAGCTATGCTGGGCATCAGTAGCCTGGGAAACTCTCTGCTGGCTCCTCATGGCGGTACTGCCGGACAGAATGAAAACCTTTACCATTCCTTTCTTGAAGGGGGCCGCTCCGGAGATATTGATGCCAGCGGTACATACATCACACAAATATTAGACCCGACCAATCCTCTCTATCGTGGCAATGCGAAAACCGATGAAGAAGCTCGTTTCAATTACTATTTCAAAAATATAGATGATCCGGCCAATATCACGCCCAATACTGAAGGCACAAATGCTTTCGGAGGTATCTTCGCCGTAGATGCCTCTTATCCGCTGGTCACTTATCAGGAGAATTTGCTCAGCCTGGCTGAGTCAGCGCTCAGAACGCTGGGACTGAATGCCGGTTTGGAGGCATTAAACGATTATCGTAGTTTTATGAACGAGGGAGGTTACCTGAACCCCGCCTATCAGACAGAAGAATATAGCGCCATGTACTTGCCTTATGAAGCTGCTGATCTGGAGGCAGGCGGAATGTTGAATCCACAGGGAGTTAGTGCTGAAGAAGCCTTACTCAATGAAATTCTCATGGAGCGATATATTGCCTTCTTCGGACAGATCAACGGTTTCAACGATATTCGCAGGAGCAGATCGGAAGGGCTGGGAGTACAGCCTCCACCTAATGCGGGTAATGCGTTGCCTGAGCGCTTTATTTACAGCCAGGCGGAAATCAACTCTAATACGAGCGCACCAGAGGATATCCCTGGAATCTTTGTTAAGACACCGATTAATAATCTTTAA
- the ggt gene encoding gamma-glutamyltransferase, which yields MILSKHYLSLTLCFTIITLFAFSEIRAQRSVGEAWTTRSETIAQNGMAATSQPLAGQVAIDILKQGGNAVDAAIAANAVMGLVEPTGNGIGGDLFAIIWDAKNEELYGLNASGRSPKSLKLSYFQEKGLDFIPYLGPLSVSVPGCVDGWFTMHERMGSMPMREILQPAINYAKQGYPVTEIIAARWAREVARRIAYPGFKETFTIDGRAPHKGEVFKNPDLASTLEKIAEGGRDAFYEGEVARTIDKYMKENGGFLSYEDLRDHTSEWIDPVSTNYRGYDVWELPPNGQGIAALQILNLLEPYDIKGMGFGSTDYMHHFVEAKKLAYEDRAKYYADPDFNEIPVDQLISKAYADERRKLIDPDRAAEKLDAGELNQSHTIYLTVADKDGNMVSLIQSNYAGMGSGMVPTGLGFGLQNRGQLFNVQDEDHFNVYAPNKRPFHTIIPAFVTKDGKPFMSFGLMGGAIQPQGHAQILINMIDFGMNIQEAGDAPRINHSGSSQPTGSIMTDGGTVYIEEGFSPMVVRELIKKGHDVQYGRPDGFGGYQSIMYDAKNGVYYGASESRKDGHAVGY from the coding sequence ATGATTTTAAGCAAACACTACCTAAGCCTGACCTTATGTTTTACCATTATCACGCTATTTGCTTTTTCTGAAATCCGTGCACAACGAAGTGTAGGCGAGGCCTGGACTACCCGCTCGGAAACGATAGCCCAAAATGGGATGGCAGCTACCAGTCAGCCGTTGGCAGGACAGGTCGCTATTGATATTTTGAAGCAGGGCGGAAATGCGGTAGATGCTGCCATAGCCGCCAATGCGGTGATGGGGCTTGTTGAACCCACTGGCAATGGCATCGGCGGAGACCTCTTTGCCATCATCTGGGATGCCAAGAATGAAGAACTATACGGCTTGAATGCCAGTGGCCGTTCACCCAAAAGCCTCAAGCTCTCTTACTTTCAGGAGAAAGGTCTGGACTTCATACCTTATCTGGGACCTTTATCCGTTTCAGTTCCCGGCTGTGTGGATGGCTGGTTTACTATGCACGAACGGATGGGTAGCATGCCAATGCGTGAGATTCTTCAGCCCGCCATCAATTATGCAAAGCAGGGCTACCCGGTTACGGAGATCATCGCTGCCCGCTGGGCCAGAGAAGTAGCTCGCCGCATTGCGTATCCTGGCTTTAAAGAGACTTTTACCATAGATGGCAGAGCACCTCACAAAGGTGAAGTTTTCAAAAATCCCGACCTGGCCAGTACGCTGGAAAAGATAGCCGAAGGAGGTCGTGACGCATTCTACGAGGGAGAGGTCGCCCGTACCATTGATAAGTATATGAAAGAGAATGGCGGCTTTCTCTCCTACGAAGACCTCAGAGATCATACTTCAGAGTGGATTGATCCGGTATCTACCAATTATCGTGGATACGATGTGTGGGAGCTTCCCCCTAACGGTCAGGGAATTGCAGCCCTGCAAATCCTTAACCTGCTGGAACCCTACGACATCAAGGGTATGGGCTTCGGCAGTACCGACTATATGCACCACTTTGTTGAGGCTAAAAAACTGGCTTATGAAGACCGGGCAAAATACTATGCTGACCCGGACTTCAATGAGATTCCGGTAGATCAGCTTATCTCTAAAGCCTATGCGGATGAGAGAAGAAAGCTTATTGATCCCGACAGGGCAGCAGAAAAACTGGACGCCGGTGAGCTCAATCAAAGCCACACCATTTACCTCACGGTGGCCGACAAAGATGGCAATATGGTTTCGCTGATCCAGAGCAATTATGCGGGTATGGGTAGCGGCATGGTGCCTACCGGATTAGGCTTCGGCCTGCAAAACCGGGGGCAGCTCTTCAATGTGCAGGACGAAGACCATTTCAATGTATATGCACCTAACAAGCGTCCTTTTCATACGATCATCCCTGCTTTCGTCACCAAAGATGGAAAGCCTTTCATGAGCTTTGGCCTTATGGGAGGCGCTATACAACCTCAGGGTCACGCACAGATTCTGATCAATATGATAGACTTTGGCATGAACATACAGGAAGCAGGTGACGCACCCCGTATCAATCATTCCGGATCTTCTCAGCCAACAGGCTCAATTATGACCGATGGAGGGACGGTCTATATAGAGGAAGGCTTCTCTCCTATGGTGGTGCGTGAGCTAATCAAGAAAGGACATGATGTGCAATACGGACGCCCCGATGGTTTCGGAGGTTATCAGTCTATCATGTATGATGCAAAAAATGGAGTGTATTACGGTGCCTCAGAAAGTCGCAAAGACGGGCATGCCGTAGGTTACTAA
- a CDS encoding iron chaperone produces the protein MKSEKTKPETIDEYIADFPQDIQEVLEKVRATIHKAAPEAEEAISYQIPTFKMNGKNLVHFSAYKNHIGFYPGASGIEAFKRKLVEYKFAKGSVQFPLGRALPYELISEIVRYRVKENQEKAEAKAKTKKK, from the coding sequence ATGAAAAGTGAGAAAACCAAGCCCGAAACTATAGACGAATACATTGCTGATTTTCCGCAGGATATACAGGAAGTTTTAGAAAAAGTGAGGGCAACTATTCATAAAGCTGCACCGGAGGCTGAAGAAGCTATCTCTTATCAGATACCTACTTTCAAAATGAACGGAAAGAACCTGGTGCATTTTTCTGCTTATAAAAATCATATTGGTTTTTATCCGGGCGCTTCCGGTATAGAAGCCTTTAAAAGAAAACTCGTAGAGTATAAATTTGCCAAAGGCTCGGTACAGTTTCCTTTAGGCCGTGCTTTACCCTATGAGCTGATCAGCGAAATTGTGCGCTACCGGGTGAAAGAGAATCAAGAAAAGGCAGAAGCTAAAGCAAAGACCAAGAAGAAATAA
- a CDS encoding GMC family oxidoreductase: MKRLSNLLSNLKPEYDVVVVGSGYGGGIAASRMARCGRSVCLLEKGKEFLPGEFPSSVVDAANEMHMSKGKTQLGAENGLFDFVVGKDISVLKGCGLGGTSLINANVSIEAEDRVFDDPKWPEALRKDKLALDFGVARAREMLKPTPYPEGENGYKVLAKTEGMRASAKAMNEEFRLLDINVNFKEQVNHVGVHQKSCNNCGDCVSGCNHSAKNTTQMNYLPDARNHGAEIFTEVAVRYVEKQGNAWLVHFDVLGAGRDKFDAPSLFVRAKKVFLSAGALGSTEILLRSVAKGLSASDMVGQRFTGNGDVLGFGYNCDTPVRGIGKILKKDEMGDVGPCITSVIDIRNKEKLEDGMTLEEGSIPGAIGKVVLSSIVHFTRIFGRDTDRNLSDFFKEKWRELQSMVRGPYYGALNNTQVYLVMAHDDSSGKMSLKHDRIDISWKGVGKQKIFNQVGEKLHQATKALGGSYVKNPAFTKLMDYDLVTVHPLGGCVMGESAETGVVDHKGQVFSGKQGTALHEGLYIMDGAIIPRSVGTNPLLTISGLAERNCQLIAKEMGCQLDYAFPEIADKPEEEPTTGIQFTEKMTGFFSTDEQEDYQKAYEAGEKAGSSFDFTLTVQSDDIDRFVEEEAHEAGMMGTVNAPVLSEHPLTISEGKFNLFITDPEDEDRKKMDYRMLMHSRDGKTYYFRGFKDIHDDKGFDLWEDTTVLYISVYEEEDEKGVLAGKGILKIKPKDFAKQMTTMQAIHPKSALDATAAVAKFGKLFAGSVWDTYVV; this comes from the coding sequence ATGAAACGCTTGTCAAATCTACTGAGCAACTTAAAACCCGAATATGATGTCGTAGTCGTAGGATCAGGATATGGAGGAGGCATTGCTGCTTCACGTATGGCCCGCTGTGGCCGGTCTGTCTGCCTGCTGGAGAAAGGAAAGGAGTTTTTGCCAGGTGAATTTCCCAGCTCGGTAGTAGATGCCGCTAATGAAATGCATATGTCTAAAGGTAAAACGCAACTAGGGGCAGAAAACGGACTATTTGACTTTGTCGTAGGCAAAGATATCAGCGTGCTCAAAGGCTGTGGGCTGGGTGGCACTTCCCTCATCAACGCCAATGTCTCCATTGAAGCGGAAGACAGGGTGTTTGATGACCCCAAATGGCCGGAAGCTCTGCGTAAAGATAAACTTGCCCTGGATTTTGGTGTCGCCCGTGCTCGTGAGATGCTGAAACCCACTCCTTATCCTGAAGGAGAGAATGGTTATAAAGTGTTGGCCAAAACAGAAGGGATGCGTGCTTCAGCCAAAGCGATGAACGAAGAATTCAGGCTCCTGGATATCAATGTAAACTTCAAAGAGCAGGTCAATCATGTGGGCGTGCATCAGAAAAGCTGCAACAATTGCGGCGACTGTGTGAGTGGTTGTAATCATTCTGCCAAAAATACAACACAAATGAACTACCTGCCCGACGCCAGAAACCACGGGGCGGAGATATTTACCGAAGTGGCGGTTCGCTATGTAGAAAAACAGGGCAACGCCTGGCTGGTACATTTTGATGTGTTGGGTGCCGGGCGGGATAAGTTTGACGCTCCTTCTCTCTTTGTCCGTGCCAAAAAAGTCTTTCTAAGCGCGGGCGCTTTAGGCAGCACAGAGATTTTACTGCGATCAGTAGCAAAAGGACTTAGTGCTTCCGATATGGTAGGACAACGCTTTACCGGGAATGGTGATGTGCTGGGCTTTGGCTACAACTGTGATACACCTGTCAGAGGCATAGGTAAAATTCTGAAGAAAGATGAGATGGGCGATGTAGGCCCATGTATCACTAGTGTGATTGATATACGCAATAAAGAAAAACTGGAAGATGGCATGACCCTGGAAGAAGGCAGCATACCCGGAGCCATTGGTAAGGTCGTCTTATCCTCCATCGTGCATTTTACCCGCATCTTTGGCAGGGATACCGATCGCAATCTTTCCGACTTTTTCAAAGAAAAGTGGCGCGAACTGCAAAGCATGGTAAGAGGCCCTTATTACGGAGCGTTGAACAATACACAGGTCTATCTGGTCATGGCGCATGATGACTCCAGTGGCAAGATGTCATTGAAGCATGACCGTATTGACATCAGCTGGAAAGGAGTAGGAAAGCAAAAGATCTTCAATCAGGTAGGGGAGAAATTACACCAGGCTACCAAAGCCCTGGGCGGATCTTATGTCAAGAACCCCGCCTTTACCAAACTGATGGACTACGATTTAGTAACCGTACATCCGCTGGGTGGTTGTGTAATGGGCGAAAGTGCGGAAACAGGTGTGGTAGACCATAAAGGGCAGGTCTTCTCCGGCAAGCAGGGCACTGCTTTGCACGAAGGATTGTATATCATGGATGGTGCCATCATTCCCCGCTCAGTGGGTACCAACCCTTTGCTCACCATTTCAGGCTTAGCGGAGCGTAACTGCCAGCTCATTGCCAAAGAAATGGGCTGCCAACTGGATTATGCTTTCCCTGAGATTGCCGATAAGCCGGAAGAAGAACCCACTACCGGTATACAGTTTACCGAAAAGATGACTGGCTTCTTCTCCACCGATGAGCAAGAGGATTACCAAAAAGCGTATGAGGCAGGAGAGAAAGCAGGCTCATCTTTTGACTTTACCCTTACCGTACAGAGCGATGATATTGACCGTTTTGTAGAAGAGGAAGCGCATGAAGCCGGGATGATGGGCACCGTCAATGCGCCTGTCCTTAGTGAGCATCCGCTGACCATTAGCGAGGGAAAGTTTAATCTCTTCATTACTGACCCGGAGGATGAAGATCGTAAGAAAATGGACTACCGCATGCTGATGCACAGCCGGGATGGCAAAACCTATTACTTCCGCGGCTTCAAAGACATCCACGATGACAAAGGCTTTGATTTGTGGGAAGATACCACGGTGCTTTACATCAGCGTGTATGAAGAAGAGGATGAAAAGGGGGTATTAGCAGGCAAAGGCATACTCAAAATTAAGCCGAAAGACTTTGCCAAACAGATGACCACCATGCAGGCTATTCACCCTAAGAGTGCTCTTGACGCAACGGCTGCCGTAGCCAAATTTGGCAAGCTATTCGCCGGCTCCGTCTGGGATACGTATGTGGTGTAG
- a CDS encoding metallophosphoesterase, whose translation MKFDRQPMVRWYNVRLLATTGLKTIISSLFGNFADKREIQAALSANESFDYSDNEEIWVDYIADIGDGFNSTYTMAHLLAQPSLKVDGKEIKRGEVLVMGGDEVYPTPEVIEYKNRMQGPYNAAFPWQENDEDRPHLFAIPGNHDWYDGLTNFIKLFCQDRAIGNWLTKQKRSYFAIKLPHRCWLWGIDVQLHADIDRPQREYFTEIVNDEMEDGDTIILCTAEPAWIFDSIDKSNDTYDNLKFFIERHILLKDKKRKDCPSKKLKLLATISGDLHHYSRYEILEDQGGGHLITAGGGGAFMHPTHMLKDDLITADEHHAELKKTYPSRTESRKLAFKNLLFPFINREMTMMLSFIYLFIIWFLQSMSDTTITSQLAEVPYQLDNLGEIFLIVNDALVLNPFGIIMNLILIVGVLGFTDTSFGRGKWNWIAGVFHGIAHVINLYVLLWLFSRVNSLMLTGETFGEIYNQMHEWRIASLLYTILFVTEMLTIGALSAGFIFGVYLLISSLVFQSHPTESFSSFRETTYKNFLRFHITAQGVTIYPIGVKRVVHHWTNKGTEEKPRFEGKPIKYELIEQPIHIKFNRHETLVKSTEQLKTRI comes from the coding sequence ATGAAATTTGATCGTCAACCCATGGTTCGTTGGTATAATGTGAGATTGCTGGCTACAACCGGCCTTAAGACAATAATCTCTTCCCTTTTCGGCAACTTTGCTGACAAACGGGAAATACAGGCTGCCCTGAGTGCCAACGAATCTTTTGATTATTCTGACAACGAAGAAATATGGGTAGATTATATAGCTGACATTGGTGATGGCTTCAATTCCACCTACACTATGGCACATCTCCTTGCCCAGCCTTCTCTTAAGGTTGATGGTAAGGAGATCAAAAGAGGAGAAGTGCTGGTCATGGGGGGAGATGAGGTATACCCTACGCCTGAAGTAATTGAATATAAAAATCGTATGCAGGGGCCGTATAATGCGGCGTTTCCCTGGCAGGAAAATGATGAAGACCGACCCCATCTCTTTGCCATTCCCGGTAATCATGACTGGTACGATGGGCTCACCAATTTTATCAAGCTTTTTTGTCAGGATCGGGCGATTGGCAACTGGCTTACCAAGCAGAAACGTAGTTATTTTGCTATCAAACTGCCGCATCGCTGCTGGCTGTGGGGCATAGATGTACAACTGCATGCCGACATTGACCGTCCGCAGCGTGAGTATTTTACTGAGATCGTGAATGATGAGATGGAAGATGGAGATACGATTATCCTCTGTACTGCCGAGCCTGCCTGGATCTTTGATTCTATTGACAAAAGTAATGATACCTATGATAACCTTAAATTTTTCATTGAAAGACATATACTGCTAAAAGATAAAAAACGTAAAGACTGCCCTTCCAAAAAGCTTAAGCTGCTGGCTACGATTTCCGGCGATCTGCATCACTATTCCCGCTACGAAATTCTGGAAGATCAGGGGGGCGGCCACCTGATTACAGCCGGGGGAGGGGGGGCCTTCATGCATCCTACGCATATGCTCAAAGATGACCTGATCACCGCCGATGAGCATCATGCTGAACTCAAAAAAACGTATCCTTCAAGGACAGAATCGCGAAAGCTGGCTTTCAAAAACCTGCTTTTTCCTTTTATTAATCGGGAAATGACCATGATGTTGAGCTTTATCTATCTCTTTATCATCTGGTTTCTACAAAGTATGTCAGATACTACCATCACCAGCCAGCTGGCTGAAGTGCCTTATCAGCTGGATAATCTGGGAGAAATTTTTCTTATCGTCAATGATGCGCTGGTGCTGAACCCCTTTGGTATCATCATGAATCTGATCCTCATCGTAGGGGTGTTAGGCTTTACCGATACTTCTTTCGGACGGGGGAAGTGGAATTGGATAGCGGGTGTCTTTCATGGTATTGCGCACGTGATCAATCTGTATGTATTGCTTTGGCTCTTTTCCCGGGTCAACTCCCTGATGCTTACCGGTGAAACCTTCGGAGAAATTTATAACCAAATGCATGAGTGGAGAATTGCTTCTCTGCTCTATACGATACTTTTTGTTACCGAGATGCTGACCATTGGCGCTCTATCCGCGGGTTTCATCTTTGGCGTGTACTTACTGATCAGCTCTTTAGTATTTCAGTCTCATCCTACCGAATCTTTTTCATCCTTTAGAGAGACAACCTACAAAAACTTTCTTCGCTTCCACATCACCGCACAGGGGGTTACAATTTATCCCATAGGTGTGAAAAGAGTAGTGCATCACTGGACAAATAAAGGGACTGAAGAAAAACCGCGCTTTGAAGGGAAGCCTATCAAGTACGAACTTATAGAACAGCCTATACACATAAAATTCAACCGCCATGAAACGCTTGTCAAATCTACTGAGCAACTTAAAACCCGAATATGA